A genomic segment from uncultured Marinifilum sp. encodes:
- a CDS encoding arsinothricin resistance N-acetyltransferase ArsN1 family B, protein MIRPVKPSDAKEISDIYNYYISDTCVTFEEEEISVNEMEMRIHDICLKYPWLVYLHEGNIIGYAYAGEWKKRYSYRFSVETTVYLHPDFGGMGIGALLYKELIDELKNTDFHAAIGCITIPNKASVALHEKFGFKKIGEFNEVGFKFGKWLNIGYWELLL, encoded by the coding sequence ATGATAAGACCCGTAAAACCCTCCGATGCTAAAGAAATTTCAGATATCTACAATTATTATATCAGCGATACTTGTGTAACATTCGAAGAAGAAGAAATTTCCGTAAATGAAATGGAAATGAGGATTCATGATATTTGTTTAAAATATCCATGGTTGGTTTATTTACATGAAGGAAATATTATTGGTTATGCCTACGCAGGAGAATGGAAAAAGAGATATTCATATCGGTTTTCGGTAGAAACAACGGTTTACTTACATCCCGATTTTGGTGGAATGGGAATTGGTGCACTTTTATATAAAGAATTGATTGATGAATTAAAGAATACTGATTTTCATGCAGCAATTGGTTGTATAACTATTCCCAATAAAGCAAGTGTAGCTTTACATGAAAAATTTGGATTCAAAAAAATAGGGGAATTTAATGAGGTGGGTTTTAAATTCGGTAAGTGGCTTAATATTGGTTACTGGGAACTGTTGTTGTAG
- a CDS encoding Na+/H+ antiporter NhaC family protein, giving the protein MHKNLISLLLLFFLFCDFFPAFSSINQQFNSNSAFKIELPKIIVADIKSEINITLDKNWPQNKDSINILVNAKKITAKTNNNTISIPYIFKGKENITIQIGNHTETKVYSAIPLWMSILPPLIAIVMALLFKEVFSALFVGLFSGTLIIFSFQDISIFSAFFKAIFAISDTYIIQSLADTGHISIIVFSMLIGAMVKLITQNGGMQGVVNKLSKFAKSPRSGQFVTWLLGVLIFFDDYANTLVVGNTMRPVSDRLKISREKLAYIVDSTAAPVASIAMITTWIGIELSYIQSATVQININESPYSIFLNSLPTRFYPFFTLFFILMLIVMKKDFGPMYKAELRSRNVEQQRSRKSEISKINESEEIEIPKDIPTRWYNAGIPVFVVIFGTFAGLLFTGWDANIWNDSSISFGSKLSHIIGASDSYLALLWSSLSAVLVAAFLSISQQILSLKATIDALVSGFKTMLTAILILILAWALADITKDLHTASFISNILIATEVPPQFLPTFTFVLSALIAFSTGSSWGTMAILYPLILPASWALCHSAGMSNMESMNIFYITVSAILAGSVLGDHCSPISDTTILSSLASSCNHIEHVRTQLPYALTVGMVAIFVGLLPAAYGISSWILIPAGFLCLYFIVKFAGKKIVDL; this is encoded by the coding sequence ATGCACAAAAACCTTATAAGTCTCCTATTATTATTTTTTTTATTTTGCGATTTTTTTCCTGCATTTTCATCTATAAATCAACAATTTAACAGTAATTCGGCTTTTAAAATAGAATTGCCTAAAATTATTGTTGCCGATATAAAATCAGAAATTAACATTACTCTTGATAAGAATTGGCCACAAAATAAGGATAGCATAAACATATTGGTAAATGCAAAAAAAATTACTGCAAAAACTAATAACAATACTATTTCGATTCCTTATATTTTTAAGGGCAAAGAAAATATAACTATACAAATAGGAAATCATACCGAAACTAAAGTTTATTCGGCAATTCCTTTATGGATGTCTATACTGCCTCCTTTAATTGCAATTGTAATGGCATTACTTTTTAAAGAAGTATTTTCGGCGCTTTTTGTTGGGCTGTTCTCGGGAACTTTAATTATCTTTTCTTTTCAGGATATTTCTATTTTTTCAGCTTTTTTTAAGGCTATTTTTGCAATATCTGATACTTACATTATTCAATCCTTAGCCGATACCGGACACATTTCCATTATTGTATTTTCTATGTTAATTGGAGCTATGGTTAAGCTAATTACGCAAAACGGCGGAATGCAAGGCGTTGTAAATAAACTCTCTAAATTTGCCAAAAGTCCAAGGTCAGGACAATTTGTAACCTGGCTATTAGGTGTACTTATTTTTTTCGACGATTATGCAAACACTTTGGTAGTTGGAAATACCATGCGCCCCGTTAGCGACCGCCTAAAAATATCGCGAGAAAAATTGGCCTATATTGTCGATTCTACAGCTGCTCCCGTTGCCTCAATTGCAATGATAACAACTTGGATTGGAATTGAACTAAGCTATATTCAGTCGGCTACAGTTCAAATAAATATAAACGAAAGTCCTTATAGTATTTTTTTAAACTCCCTACCAACTCGCTTTTATCCATTTTTTACCCTATTCTTTATTTTAATGCTAATAGTAATGAAAAAAGACTTTGGTCCTATGTATAAAGCCGAATTAAGGAGTAGAAATGTAGAACAACAAAGATCAAGAAAATCAGAAATTAGTAAAATAAACGAATCAGAAGAAATTGAAATACCAAAAGATATACCCACAAGATGGTACAATGCTGGAATTCCAGTTTTTGTAGTAATTTTTGGCACGTTTGCTGGTTTATTATTTACCGGATGGGATGCTAATATATGGAATGACAGTAGCATTTCATTTGGAAGTAAACTTTCGCACATAATTGGTGCTTCAGATTCTTATTTGGCCTTATTATGGTCTTCTTTATCGGCAGTTTTAGTGGCTGCATTTTTAAGTATTAGTCAGCAAATTTTAAGTCTAAAAGCAACAATCGATGCTCTAGTAAGTGGATTTAAAACAATGCTTACCGCAATTTTAATTCTAATTTTAGCCTGGGCTTTAGCCGATATCACAAAGGATTTACATACAGCCAGTTTTATTTCTAATATCCTAATTGCAACCGAAGTACCGCCTCAATTTTTACCGACATTTACATTTGTATTGTCGGCCTTAATAGCCTTCTCAACAGGATCGTCGTGGGGAACCATGGCCATTTTATATCCACTTATTTTACCAGCTTCGTGGGCTCTTTGTCACTCTGCCGGAATGAGTAATATGGAAAGCATGAATATATTCTACATAACAGTATCGGCCATTCTTGCAGGATCGGTTCTTGGTGATCATTGTTCTCCAATATCCGACACCACAATATTAAGCTCATTGGCAAGCTCCTGTAATCATATAGAACATGTTCGAACCCAATTGCCCTATGCATTAACAGTAGGTATGGTAGCCATATTTGTTGGATTATTACCTGCTGCTTATGGTATTTCTTCGTGGATATTAATTCCTGCAGGATTTCTATGCCTTTACTTTATAGTAAAATTTGCTGGTAAAAAAATAGTTGACTTATAG
- a CDS encoding YqgE/AlgH family protein yields the protein MYTINNSNGVDETSDLFRIENNNINPEKGKVLIAEPFLEGRYFKRSIILLAEFNENGAVGFVLNKPINLSVDEVLINIADFDGDVYMGGPVDTNRIYYIHTIPELIPNSIHISEQLYWGGDFNVLKDLIEQKKVLPHQLRFFAGYSGWSAGQLEEEIKENSWLVSKIDVKSIMSLNLSNLWEKCLRKLGGKYRLWSNFPENPSMN from the coding sequence TTGTATACTATTAATAATTCAAATGGCGTGGACGAGACTTCAGATTTATTTAGAATAGAAAATAACAACATTAATCCTGAAAAAGGAAAAGTATTGATTGCTGAGCCTTTTTTGGAAGGACGATATTTTAAGCGCTCTATAATTTTATTGGCAGAATTTAATGAGAATGGAGCTGTTGGTTTTGTGTTAAATAAACCAATAAATTTATCTGTAGATGAGGTCTTAATTAATATTGCTGATTTTGATGGTGATGTTTATATGGGAGGACCTGTTGATACCAATAGAATTTACTACATACATACCATTCCCGAGCTAATTCCCAATAGTATTCATATCTCTGAACAACTTTATTGGGGAGGAGATTTTAATGTCTTAAAAGATTTAATAGAGCAGAAAAAGGTATTACCTCATCAGCTTCGTTTTTTTGCAGGATATTCTGGTTGGAGTGCAGGCCAACTCGAGGAGGAAATTAAAGAGAATTCATGGTTGGTAAGTAAAATTGATGTTAAAAGTATTATGAGTTTAAATCTCTCAAATTTATGGGAAAAGTGTTTGCGAAAATTAGGTGGTAAATATCGACTTTGGTCTAATTTTCCCGAAAATCCAAGTATGAACTAA
- a CDS encoding aminotransferase class IV, with product MNIVEYISLNGELFLKDEAIFGAANRAFRYGDSLFETIHANGTEIQFLEDHLKRLCKGMETLGMIIPVNFHEKIRKDITYLINKNKAFCGSRIRLSVFRNDGGLYTPNNNNISYLIETSPLKFDKYQLNKKGLKIGIYTDVKKTSSVISKFKTGNSLPFIMAANHKLKMNLDDCLLINERENIVESTSSNVFIVKNNLLMTPGIDCGAVAGIMREQIIKTALNLNLTIYEDCDLTINDLYQADEIFLSNAINGINWVVAFEDRRFFNKTAKILIEELNKNTFKF from the coding sequence ATGAACATTGTGGAATATATTAGTCTGAACGGAGAACTATTTTTAAAAGATGAAGCAATTTTTGGAGCTGCAAACAGAGCTTTTCGCTATGGAGATTCACTTTTTGAGACTATTCATGCCAACGGAACCGAAATTCAATTTCTTGAGGATCATCTTAAGCGATTATGCAAAGGCATGGAAACATTGGGAATGATTATTCCAGTTAATTTTCATGAAAAAATCCGCAAAGATATTACCTACCTTATTAATAAAAATAAAGCTTTTTGTGGAAGCAGAATTCGTTTAAGTGTATTTAGAAACGATGGAGGATTATACACACCTAACAACAATAATATTTCTTACTTAATAGAAACATCTCCACTTAAGTTTGATAAATACCAACTCAATAAAAAAGGATTAAAAATTGGAATTTATACGGATGTTAAAAAAACTTCAAGCGTAATTTCAAAATTTAAAACCGGAAATTCTCTGCCATTTATAATGGCTGCAAATCATAAATTAAAAATGAATTTAGATGATTGTTTGCTAATTAACGAAAGAGAAAATATAGTTGAAAGTACAAGCTCAAATGTATTTATTGTAAAGAATAATTTACTAATGACTCCCGGAATAGATTGTGGAGCCGTTGCCGGCATTATGAGAGAACAAATAATTAAAACTGCATTAAATTTAAACCTTACAATTTATGAAGATTGTGATTTAACCATAAACGATCTTTACCAAGCCGATGAAATATTCTTAAGCAATGCAATAAATGGAATTAATTGGGTTGTAGCTTTCGAAGACAGACGTTTTTTTAACAAAACAGCAAAAATATTAATCGAAGAACTTAATAAAAATACTTTTAAATTTTAG
- a CDS encoding HAD family hydrolase: MQKAIFLDRDGLINSDIGHYYIYRIEDFMINEGIISSLKKFSEAGYILIIITNQGGVAKGIYTEDDVNKVHAYMLSIFEKEKIHIKKIYFCPHHDSISHCECRKPSPYFFNKAIEEFNIDKKQSYMIGDSKRDVQASEAAGIKGIKVNSNENISSYCEKILKGEI; encoded by the coding sequence ATGCAAAAAGCAATTTTCCTGGATCGTGACGGACTTATAAATTCCGACATTGGCCATTATTATATATATCGCATTGAAGATTTTATGATTAACGAAGGAATAATATCCTCACTAAAAAAATTTTCGGAAGCAGGATATATTTTAATTATAATTACCAATCAGGGAGGAGTAGCTAAAGGTATATATACAGAAGACGATGTAAATAAAGTTCATGCCTACATGCTATCAATATTCGAAAAGGAAAAAATACATATTAAAAAAATTTATTTTTGTCCTCATCACGATAGTATTAGTCATTGTGAATGTCGAAAACCAAGCCCTTATTTCTTTAATAAAGCAATTGAAGAGTTTAATATCGATAAAAAACAATCGTATATGATTGGCGATAGCAAAAGAGATGTACAAGCCTCTGAAGCTGCTGGAATAAAAGGTATAAAAGTAAATTCCAATGAGAATATCAGTTCATATTGTGAAAAAATATTAAAAGGAGAAATTTAA
- a CDS encoding rhomboid family intramembrane serine protease translates to MSLIIIAITAVISIAAFKNNELLYKYQFNAYQVLKRNQWYRLITYGFLHANWDHLLVNMIVLYFFGDSLEYYFSHYFGSLGIFYFVILYLSAIVISTLHDLRKHREHYHYNAVGASGATSAIVFATIFFAPLNSIYLFFVIPIPGIIFAAAYLYYSYYMSKKNIDNIGHSAHLSGALFGFLFPMIINPQLFSVFLQQILKF, encoded by the coding sequence ATGAGCTTAATTATAATTGCCATAACAGCTGTGATTTCTATAGCGGCATTTAAAAATAACGAATTATTATATAAATATCAGTTTAATGCATATCAGGTTTTAAAAAGAAATCAATGGTACAGGCTTATTACTTATGGTTTTTTGCATGCCAATTGGGATCATCTGCTTGTAAATATGATTGTTTTATATTTTTTTGGTGATTCTCTAGAGTACTACTTCTCGCATTATTTTGGTTCATTAGGAATTTTTTACTTCGTAATTTTATATTTAAGTGCAATTGTAATTTCAACTTTACACGATTTAAGAAAACATCGTGAACATTATCATTACAATGCTGTTGGTGCTTCGGGAGCAACCTCGGCCATTGTCTTTGCAACTATATTTTTTGCACCTTTAAATTCCATCTACCTATTCTTCGTAATACCAATTCCAGGAATAATTTTTGCTGCTGCCTACTTATACTATTCTTATTATATGAGCAAAAAAAACATCGATAATATTGGGCATAGTGCTCATCTTTCGGGTGCTCTTTTCGGATTTCTATTTCCGATGATAATTAATCCACAATTATTCTCCGTATTTTTGCAGCAGATTCTCAAATTTTAA
- a CDS encoding OmpA family protein: MTSKQVFRTIFALLLIITGNISLSAQNNNLIKGNRLFENEEYSNAQYFYEKYLQNTDNINIKRKLAHCYTETQKDNKALYLLENIVASNEAIAEDYLQYAELLKRNRNYSEAINWYKKYAKIYPDNKNITNLILSCNLINELEDKQLYTVNPLNINSAQSDFVSALYKDGIVFVSGRPNKTSRATDGRTGEYYLDLYYAEKSGSKFLSPEPLNNLFNSKYHEGPACFSPNEKFIYFTRNKGNLNLEGKSELNIYTSRFNGKSWDKPELFLFSGKNYSIGHPSISPDGRFLYFISDMDGGYGGTDIYLCRKQGFAWSKPINLGPTVNTAGNEMFPFIAADNYLYFSSNGHIGFGGLDLFKTTFEQNQWTYPVNLGPPFNSEKDDFGFITTKNKEIGYFSSNRRGNDDIFSFETNKDKLITLKGRISEAKTKISLDSVQVVLMDNLSKEKISYTKNKGLFNLDIFDGKNYSLIVSKPGYKTKRILYFANTNKASNQLNIVMEKTPWVNFKGSIINQYSGRSIENANVEIINQSYKINSFCESDEYGEFIKEIDPSKSYDIIIHKDGYFTKVINNYKYISDKYEQIELEKFNRSKQMELFGVEYDKNSSALKEHTINELNNLTGLLKVNPHIAIEIIGFTNTDQSKKENKLLSLERAKKASNYIISKGITSNRVQYKAGGYDAEKSALTVKLIEAF, encoded by the coding sequence ATGACCAGTAAACAAGTATTCAGAACGATATTCGCATTACTATTAATTATAACGGGAAACATATCCCTATCTGCCCAAAATAATAATTTAATAAAGGGAAATCGTTTATTCGAAAATGAAGAATATTCCAATGCTCAATACTTCTACGAAAAGTATTTACAAAATACAGATAACATTAATATTAAAAGAAAATTAGCTCATTGTTATACAGAAACTCAAAAAGACAATAAAGCTCTTTATTTATTGGAAAATATTGTTGCCAGTAATGAAGCCATAGCCGAAGATTATCTGCAATATGCCGAACTTTTAAAAAGAAATAGAAACTACTCTGAAGCAATAAATTGGTACAAAAAATATGCTAAAATTTATCCTGACAACAAGAACATAACAAATTTGATTTTATCTTGTAATTTAATAAATGAACTGGAAGATAAACAGCTATATACAGTTAATCCTCTAAATATTAATTCTGCACAATCCGATTTTGTATCTGCACTTTATAAAGATGGGATAGTTTTTGTGTCGGGACGCCCAAATAAAACATCAAGAGCTACTGATGGCAGAACAGGTGAATATTATCTGGATTTGTATTATGCAGAAAAAAGTGGATCTAAATTCCTTTCTCCAGAGCCTTTAAATAATCTGTTTAACTCTAAATATCACGAAGGGCCTGCTTGCTTTAGTCCCAACGAAAAATTCATTTACTTCACCAGAAATAAGGGCAATTTAAATTTAGAAGGAAAATCAGAATTAAACATATACACTTCAAGATTTAATGGTAAATCATGGGATAAACCAGAATTATTCCTTTTCTCAGGCAAAAATTATTCAATTGGACATCCAAGTATATCGCCCGATGGAAGGTTTCTTTATTTTATTTCGGATATGGATGGCGGATATGGTGGCACCGATATCTATTTATGCCGTAAGCAAGGTTTTGCATGGAGTAAACCAATAAACCTAGGTCCTACGGTAAATACTGCCGGCAACGAAATGTTCCCTTTTATAGCTGCTGATAATTATCTTTATTTTTCTTCTAATGGGCATATTGGCTTTGGCGGATTAGATTTGTTTAAAACAACTTTTGAGCAAAACCAATGGACATATCCTGTAAATCTGGGACCTCCATTCAATTCAGAAAAAGACGATTTTGGTTTTATTACAACTAAAAATAAAGAAATAGGATATTTTTCATCCAATAGAAGAGGTAACGATGATATTTTTTCGTTCGAAACAAATAAAGACAAGCTTATTACTTTAAAAGGTCGTATCTCCGAAGCAAAAACAAAAATATCACTCGATAGTGTGCAAGTAGTACTTATGGATAATTTATCGAAAGAGAAAATTAGCTATACTAAAAATAAGGGTCTTTTTAATTTGGATATTTTCGATGGAAAAAACTACAGTTTAATTGTTAGCAAACCAGGCTACAAAACCAAACGAATTTTATATTTTGCCAATACTAATAAAGCAAGTAATCAGTTAAATATTGTAATGGAGAAAACTCCATGGGTAAACTTTAAAGGAAGTATAATTAACCAATATTCTGGTCGTTCTATAGAAAATGCAAATGTCGAAATTATTAATCAATCTTATAAGATTAATAGCTTTTGCGAATCGGATGAGTATGGTGAGTTTATAAAAGAAATCGACCCATCAAAATCTTATGACATAATCATTCATAAAGATGGATATTTTACCAAAGTTATAAATAACTACAAATACATTTCGGATAAGTACGAACAAATTGAATTGGAAAAATTTAATCGTAGCAAGCAAATGGAATTATTTGGTGTAGAATACGACAAAAACTCTTCGGCATTAAAAGAACATACCATTAACGAATTAAACAATTTAACTGGTTTACTAAAGGTTAATCCACACATTGCAATTGAAATAATTGGATTCACAAATACCGATCAAAGTAAAAAAGAGAACAAATTACTTAGTTTGGAAAGAGCTAAAAAAGCTTCCAACTATATTATTTCAAAAGGAATTACAAGTAACCGGGTTCAATATAAAGCCGGAGGATATGATGCAGAAAAATCGGCGCTTACTGTAAAACTTATTGAAGCATTTTAA
- a CDS encoding type IX secretion system membrane protein PorP/SprF — MNKTKRIIIFFGCFLLCAMQSMAQEDIRFSNYTYNRLFYNPAYAGSSRFMEAVLAYRNQWVDIEGSPQTAVLSVQSPVNYTKFGLGAVVYNNQFGIQKDNAVFLNYAYHLQVSYKGTLSMGIQAGFINKQIKWTQLTTYDPNFTSPDDPAFPDNDVSTWVPNFGIGFYYYTPKYYIGFSAPRLLSNDQPSSEGFSNNMKFKAGNIPLYIGAGTKTDLNSEIKFAPSVLLVKTYSANIIANINLDFIHDSGVSIGAGYRSDNSWAGLLGYELSQKLRFSYSYERYFGKYQAKGFTNHEIILNYNLSLKKSRITSPRYF; from the coding sequence ATGAATAAAACGAAAAGAATTATCATATTTTTCGGATGTTTTCTATTATGCGCTATGCAATCAATGGCACAGGAAGACATCCGTTTTTCAAATTATACCTATAACCGCCTTTTTTACAATCCGGCTTATGCTGGCAGTAGTCGATTTATGGAAGCCGTTCTGGCCTACCGAAATCAATGGGTTGATATTGAAGGTTCTCCTCAAACTGCGGTACTATCGGTACAATCTCCTGTAAATTATACTAAATTTGGTTTAGGTGCTGTTGTATACAACAACCAATTCGGAATACAGAAAGATAATGCTGTTTTCTTAAATTATGCCTATCACTTGCAAGTAAGTTACAAGGGCACATTATCGATGGGTATACAGGCTGGTTTTATAAACAAACAAATAAAATGGACACAGTTAACAACTTACGATCCAAACTTTACTTCGCCCGACGATCCAGCTTTCCCCGATAATGATGTATCAACATGGGTACCAAATTTTGGAATCGGCTTTTATTATTATACTCCTAAATATTACATCGGTTTTTCAGCTCCAAGATTGTTGTCGAACGATCAGCCATCTTCCGAAGGCTTTTCTAACAACATGAAATTTAAAGCTGGAAACATACCTCTCTATATTGGTGCAGGAACAAAAACAGATCTTAACTCTGAGATTAAATTTGCACCTTCTGTATTATTGGTTAAAACATATTCAGCAAATATCATAGCCAATATAAATTTAGATTTTATTCATGATAGTGGCGTTTCAATTGGTGCCGGATATAGATCGGACAATTCATGGGCCGGATTACTAGGGTATGAGTTAAGCCAAAAACTAAGATTTTCATATTCTTATGAAAGATATTTTGGAAAATATCAGGCAAAGGGTTTTACCAATCATGAAATAATATTAAATTACAATCTCTCTTTAAAAAAGAGCCGTATTACTTCACCGCGATATTTTTAA
- a CDS encoding gliding motility-associated C-terminal domain-containing protein, with protein sequence MRLNLSILLLLGLLLCAKAGFGQTPIAKNDTVSITNQSANNEVVYIEIDFLKNDQISSIDDIESSILKQTDQFGKAYLIEDNTLMVYYPYDLSYGTDTIYYEICSNTNLCDRALVLINVLDPNQVELFIPSSFSPNNDNINDKFYIKGIENYPENEFIVFSRWGTKVFEQRNYNNQEAWDGGYNSTGVKLGPGDKLPKGTYFFKLIIKDKEYVKSGYIVVKY encoded by the coding sequence ATGAGATTAAATCTATCCATTCTACTACTACTTGGACTTCTGCTATGTGCAAAAGCTGGTTTTGGCCAAACACCTATTGCAAAAAACGATACCGTTTCTATTACAAACCAAAGCGCTAATAACGAAGTAGTATACATTGAAATTGATTTCCTTAAAAATGACCAAATATCATCAATTGATGATATTGAATCATCGATTTTAAAACAAACAGACCAATTTGGGAAAGCGTACCTAATTGAAGATAATACTCTAATGGTATATTATCCTTACGATTTAAGTTACGGCACAGACACTATTTACTATGAAATTTGTTCTAATACCAATTTATGCGATAGAGCACTTGTTTTAATAAATGTATTAGATCCAAATCAGGTAGAACTGTTTATTCCTTCTTCATTTTCACCAAACAACGATAATATTAACGATAAATTTTATATTAAAGGAATCGAGAACTATCCTGAAAACGAATTTATTGTATTCTCTCGCTGGGGAACTAAAGTTTTTGAACAAAGAAATTATAATAACCAAGAAGCTTGGGATGGTGGCTACAATAGCACTGGAGTAAAACTTGGGCCAGGAGATAAATTGCCTAAAGGTACTTACTTCTTTAAATTGATAATTAAAGATAAAGAGTATGTAAAAAGTGGTTATATCGTTGTTAAGTACTAA
- the holA gene encoding DNA polymerase III subunit delta: MTYEEILRSLKKKEYAPVYFLMGDESFFIDKITDYIIETAISESERDFNQTILYGKDTDIGSIVTTARRFPMMSERQIVIVREAQNIKNIDQLLSYVKAPLKSTILVINYKYKSLDKRKSFTKEVAKNGILFESKKIYDNQVPDWIKKYTASLKYKIDNKAAFLLAEFLGNDLGKITNALEKLSINITNSNTITPSDIEKNIGISKDFNNFELQNALGKKDVLKANQIINYFSTNEKNNPMVVTIALLYSYFSKVLKYYFIKNKVNEKAVASSLNINPFFVKDYKQASLNYNPKKLVSIIELLREYDLKSKGYGDISTKHGDLLKELIFKILH; the protein is encoded by the coding sequence ATGACTTACGAAGAAATATTACGCAGCCTAAAAAAGAAGGAATACGCTCCTGTTTACTTTTTAATGGGAGATGAAAGTTTTTTTATTGATAAAATAACCGATTATATTATAGAAACTGCTATTTCTGAATCGGAACGCGATTTTAATCAAACAATTCTTTATGGTAAAGATACAGATATAGGTAGCATTGTAACTACTGCCCGACGATTCCCAATGATGTCGGAAAGACAAATTGTAATTGTTCGTGAAGCTCAAAATATTAAAAATATAGATCAACTTTTATCCTATGTAAAAGCACCTTTAAAATCGACTATTCTTGTAATAAACTACAAATATAAATCGCTCGATAAGAGAAAAAGCTTTACAAAAGAAGTCGCTAAGAATGGAATTCTATTCGAATCGAAAAAAATCTATGATAACCAGGTACCAGATTGGATAAAAAAATACACTGCAAGCCTTAAATATAAAATAGATAATAAGGCAGCTTTTTTATTGGCCGAATTTTTAGGTAATGATTTAGGTAAAATTACAAATGCACTCGAAAAACTTAGCATAAATATCACTAATAGTAATACAATTACACCCAGTGATATTGAAAAAAACATAGGAATATCGAAAGATTTCAACAATTTTGAACTGCAAAATGCACTAGGGAAAAAAGACGTTCTAAAAGCCAACCAGATTATAAACTACTTTTCTACAAACGAAAAAAATAATCCAATGGTTGTAACCATTGCACTCTTGTACTCGTATTTCTCAAAAGTTCTTAAGTATTATTTTATTAAGAATAAAGTAAACGAAAAAGCTGTTGCCTCAAGCTTAAACATTAATCCTTTTTTTGTAAAGGATTATAAACAAGCTTCTCTTAATTATAATCCCAAGAAATTGGTTTCCATAATTGAACTATTGAGAGAATACGATCTTAAATCGAAAGGATATGGTGACATAAGCACTAAACATGGAGATTTATTAAAGGAACTTATTTTTAAAATCCTCCATTAA
- a CDS encoding AMP nucleosidase translates to MKTKEEIVKNWLSRYTGRELVDFTPYILLTNFNHYVELFAKWHNCEIVGEDKAMPNASADGVTIINFGMGSPNAATVLDLLSAISPKGVLFLGKCGGLKRKNKLGDLILPIAAIRSEGTSNDYLPPEVPSLPAFSLQMAVSKVISDRDKEYYTGTVLTTNKRVWEYDVRFKKYLGKTRAMAIDMETATIFTVGFYNEIPVGALLLVSDQPMISEGVKTDESDAAVTNQFVKEHLEIGIEALKEIMHNRQSVKHLRF, encoded by the coding sequence ATGAAGACCAAAGAAGAAATCGTAAAAAACTGGCTAAGCAGATACACCGGCAGAGAACTTGTCGATTTTACACCATATATATTACTTACCAATTTTAATCATTATGTAGAATTATTTGCAAAATGGCACAATTGCGAAATTGTTGGTGAAGATAAAGCAATGCCAAATGCATCGGCCGATGGTGTTACTATCATTAATTTTGGCATGGGAAGTCCGAATGCTGCAACAGTTCTTGATTTATTAAGTGCAATTAGTCCAAAAGGAGTACTTTTTTTAGGTAAATGCGGAGGCTTAAAAAGAAAAAATAAACTAGGAGATCTAATTTTGCCAATAGCCGCCATTAGAAGTGAAGGAACATCGAATGATTATTTACCACCCGAAGTTCCATCCCTACCCGCATTCAGCCTTCAAATGGCTGTATCGAAGGTTATTTCGGATAGAGATAAAGAATATTATACCGGAACAGTTTTAACTACAAATAAACGAGTTTGGGAATACGATGTTCGATTTAAAAAATACCTTGGCAAAACCAGAGCAATGGCTATTGACATGGAAACTGCAACAATTTTTACTGTAGGATTTTACAATGAAATTCCAGTTGGGGCTCTCCTATTGGTATCCGATCAGCCAATGATTTCGGAAGGTGTAAAAACCGACGAAAGCGATGCTGCCGTAACCAACCAATTTGTAAAAGAACATTTAGAAATAGGAATTGAGGCACTAAAAGAAATTATGCACAACCGCCAATCAGTAAAACATTTAAGATTTTAA